One genomic segment of Arthrobacter sp. zg-Y1110 includes these proteins:
- a CDS encoding DNA-3-methyladenine glycosylase I, with protein MTAVPGADGRLRCGWALASEDYQHYHDTEWGRAVEGEAALFERLSLEAFQSGLSWITILRKREAFRAAFAGFDPQAVAAFDDADRARLLSDAGIVRNAAKIDAVINNARALMKLPEHESLGGLLDRYRTPVDRPAPQTLADVPSATAESAALAKDLKKRGFRFVGPITAYAMMQATGYVNDHLGTCWVRHGN; from the coding sequence TTGACTGCCGTGCCGGGTGCGGACGGGCGGCTGCGCTGCGGCTGGGCACTGGCCAGCGAGGACTACCAGCACTATCACGACACGGAATGGGGGCGTGCCGTGGAGGGCGAGGCTGCCCTCTTCGAGCGCCTGAGCCTGGAAGCCTTCCAATCCGGCCTCAGCTGGATCACCATCCTGCGCAAGCGCGAGGCCTTCCGCGCCGCGTTCGCCGGTTTCGACCCGCAGGCCGTGGCGGCCTTTGACGACGCCGACCGGGCACGGCTGCTGTCCGATGCGGGCATTGTGCGCAACGCCGCCAAAATCGATGCCGTGATCAACAACGCCCGTGCACTGATGAAGCTGCCGGAGCATGAAAGCCTCGGCGGCCTGCTGGACCGGTACCGCACTCCGGTCGACCGGCCCGCGCCGCAGACACTGGCCGACGTCCCGTCCGCCACGGCGGAGTCCGCGGCGCTGGCCAAGGACCTGAAAAAACGGGGTTTCCGGTTTGTCGGGCCGATCACCGCCTACGCGATGATGCAGGCCACCGGCTACGTCAATGACCACCTCGGAACCTGCTGGGTGCGTCATGGAAACTGA
- a CDS encoding O-methyltransferase, producing MRADKQTSWSYTEALPTEDEVLIRARERSYELGVSAVSSGVGAALTVLAAASKATTVVEVGTGAGVSGVCLLRGLGRNAVLTTIDSDVDHLRAAREAYAEAGIPGNRTRTISGRAAEVLPRLTDAAYDMVFIDADKPSFPLYVNQAVRLLKRGGLLVVNDALDHGKVADPAVREATTNTMRKVGKAIRENEDLASALLPTGDGLLLAVKTA from the coding sequence ATGCGCGCCGACAAGCAGACCAGTTGGTCCTACACGGAGGCCCTGCCTACCGAGGATGAGGTCCTGATCCGTGCGCGCGAACGGTCCTACGAGCTGGGCGTGAGCGCCGTTTCCAGTGGCGTGGGTGCGGCGTTGACCGTACTTGCCGCTGCCAGCAAGGCCACCACGGTAGTGGAAGTCGGCACCGGAGCCGGCGTTTCAGGTGTCTGCCTGCTGCGTGGCCTGGGCCGCAACGCGGTGCTGACCACCATAGATTCCGACGTCGACCACCTCCGTGCGGCCCGCGAGGCCTATGCGGAGGCCGGCATCCCGGGCAACCGGACCCGCACCATCTCCGGCCGGGCCGCCGAGGTGCTCCCCCGCCTCACGGACGCCGCCTACGACATGGTGTTCATCGACGCAGACAAGCCCTCCTTCCCGCTCTACGTGAACCAGGCGGTGCGGCTGCTCAAGCGCGGCGGCCTGCTGGTGGTCAATGACGCACTGGACCACGGCAAGGTCGCGGATCCGGCTGTCCGCGAAGCCACCACCAACACCATGCGCAAGGTAGGCAAGGCCATCCGCGAGAACGAAGACCTCGCCTCCGCCCTGCTGCCCACCGGTGACGGCCTCCTGCTGGCCGTGAAAACCGCTTAG
- a CDS encoding M17 family metallopeptidase → MQLPPKPTDRTGSVPASPYVTASLPGVTALAALNARTGEAESGTGLHPVPDEGVDVLAVAMTPAPAGSGREDADEAANPVPQPRRGAVEAALRYGADVAVRARSAKVTGKAGEILVIEPPRDAADLPGKLIYVGAGDESGPALRRAGAALARATMGAKRVRGSVVDGLEPSAQEAFLEGFLLGGYRPPRAGITEPPAPIAAHLELTGLDAAAAERAAVTARAVWTARDLTNTPAETATPDWMAAQARVIAGRSGLLVRVRDENELRADGFGGLLAVGGGSEHPPRLVEASYQPDGGDLPHVVLVGKGITFDSGGISLKPRDAMMTMKTDMAGAAAVLAVAEAAAALKLPVKVTAVLALAENAIGAASYRPADVVTTYNGTTVEVGNTDAEGRMVLADAMAYAAAELAPDVLVDVATLTGAAALGLGMHHAALFGNAPGLLARLEAAGTASGDAVWQLPLVAEYGFVLDSDIADISHIAPVQAKFGAGAIVAALFLEKFTGGVPWAHIDIAGPARANKDSREHTKGATGFGVRLLLSYLAGLGRTA, encoded by the coding sequence ATGCAGCTGCCTCCGAAGCCAACAGACCGGACCGGATCCGTTCCGGCGTCGCCCTATGTCACCGCATCGCTGCCGGGAGTCACTGCCCTGGCTGCGTTGAACGCACGGACTGGAGAAGCGGAGTCCGGAACCGGACTGCACCCGGTCCCGGATGAAGGCGTGGATGTCCTGGCCGTGGCCATGACGCCGGCGCCGGCCGGCTCCGGTCGGGAAGACGCCGACGAGGCAGCAAACCCGGTTCCCCAGCCGCGGCGCGGTGCCGTCGAAGCGGCGCTTCGGTACGGCGCCGACGTCGCTGTCCGGGCCCGCAGCGCCAAAGTGACGGGCAAGGCAGGGGAGATCCTTGTGATCGAGCCGCCCCGCGATGCTGCGGACCTGCCCGGAAAACTGATCTACGTGGGTGCCGGCGACGAGTCCGGGCCCGCGCTTCGGCGTGCCGGTGCCGCGCTGGCCCGTGCCACGATGGGCGCCAAGCGGGTACGCGGAAGCGTGGTGGACGGGCTGGAACCGTCCGCCCAGGAAGCTTTCCTTGAGGGCTTCCTGCTCGGAGGCTACCGGCCGCCGCGTGCGGGTATCACCGAACCTCCGGCACCGATTGCGGCACACCTGGAACTGACCGGGCTCGATGCTGCGGCAGCCGAACGTGCCGCGGTCACCGCACGGGCAGTGTGGACGGCCCGCGACCTGACCAACACGCCTGCCGAGACGGCCACGCCGGACTGGATGGCGGCACAGGCACGGGTGATTGCCGGCCGCAGCGGGCTGTTGGTGCGGGTCCGCGACGAGAACGAGCTGCGCGCCGATGGATTCGGCGGGCTGCTGGCCGTGGGCGGCGGATCCGAGCATCCGCCGCGGCTGGTCGAGGCCAGTTACCAGCCCGACGGCGGGGACCTGCCTCACGTTGTCCTCGTGGGCAAGGGCATTACCTTCGATTCCGGCGGCATCTCGCTTAAGCCGCGGGATGCCATGATGACCATGAAGACGGACATGGCCGGTGCGGCGGCAGTCCTGGCCGTGGCCGAGGCTGCAGCCGCGTTGAAGCTTCCCGTAAAGGTCACCGCGGTGCTGGCTTTGGCCGAGAACGCCATCGGTGCAGCCTCCTACCGGCCGGCCGACGTCGTGACCACCTACAACGGGACCACCGTCGAAGTGGGCAACACCGATGCCGAGGGCCGGATGGTCCTGGCCGACGCGATGGCCTACGCCGCGGCCGAGCTGGCCCCGGACGTGCTGGTGGACGTCGCCACCCTCACCGGCGCGGCGGCCCTGGGGCTTGGCATGCACCACGCCGCGCTGTTCGGCAACGCACCGGGGCTGCTGGCCCGGCTGGAGGCGGCCGGGACGGCCTCCGGCGACGCCGTGTGGCAGCTGCCGCTGGTAGCGGAATACGGTTTTGTGCTGGACTCAGACATCGCCGACATTTCGCACATAGCGCCGGTGCAGGCGAAATTCGGTGCCGGGGCGATTGTTGCCGCCCTGTTCCTCGAGAAATTCACCGGCGGCGTCCCGTGGGCACATATCGATATCGCCGGACCGGCACGTGCCAATAAGGACAGCCGGGAACACACCAAGGGAGCGACAGGCTTCGGCGTGCGTCTGCTGCTGTCCTATCTTGCCGGCTTGGGCCGGACCGCCTGA
- a CDS encoding amino acid ABC transporter permease — protein sequence MSAQNVLFDAPGPKARRNIMVGNILGVLLIAALLGVAISGLADKGQFDAAKWTPFLEWRTWEFFLLPGLLSTLKAAAVAVVTSIVFGLLFGIGRLSPFKPISWACGLVVEFFRAVPVLLMMVFFYQFLSKSTSVEPSQVPFFAVVIALTLYNGSVIAELVRSGVFGLPKGQREAGLAIGLTPGQSLRSIEMPQALVAMLPALLSQFVVILKDSALGTFIGYTELLDYARRLAAGEGNILPALLVTAAIFIALNWMLTFAAQRLSRRLGARAGKVLKIEDTIEPEGVEAPVPAAAPAKGAGK from the coding sequence ATGAGCGCACAGAATGTCCTGTTTGATGCCCCCGGGCCCAAGGCCCGCCGCAACATCATGGTCGGCAACATCCTGGGCGTGCTGCTGATCGCAGCGCTGCTCGGGGTGGCGATCTCCGGGCTGGCGGACAAGGGCCAGTTCGACGCCGCCAAATGGACGCCCTTCCTGGAGTGGCGGACCTGGGAGTTCTTCCTGCTCCCGGGACTGCTCTCCACGCTGAAGGCTGCCGCCGTGGCCGTGGTGACGTCGATTGTCTTCGGCCTGCTCTTCGGCATCGGGCGCCTTTCGCCTTTCAAGCCGATCAGCTGGGCCTGCGGGCTCGTGGTGGAGTTCTTCCGAGCGGTTCCCGTGCTGCTGATGATGGTGTTCTTCTACCAGTTCCTCTCCAAGTCCACTTCGGTGGAGCCGTCGCAGGTCCCCTTCTTCGCCGTTGTCATTGCCCTCACCCTGTACAACGGTTCGGTCATTGCGGAGCTGGTCCGCTCCGGCGTCTTCGGTCTGCCGAAGGGCCAGCGCGAGGCCGGACTGGCCATCGGCCTGACGCCGGGACAGTCGCTGCGCAGCATCGAGATGCCGCAGGCCCTCGTGGCCATGCTGCCGGCACTGCTGAGCCAGTTCGTGGTCATCCTGAAGGACTCCGCGCTGGGTACCTTCATCGGCTACACAGAGCTGCTGGACTACGCGCGCCGCCTGGCTGCGGGCGAAGGCAACATCCTGCCCGCGCTGCTGGTCACCGCCGCGATCTTCATTGCCCTCAACTGGATGCTCACGTTTGCCGCCCAGCGCCTCTCCCGGCGCCTGGGTGCACGTGCCGGCAAGGTGCTGAAGATCGAAGACACCATCGAGCCCGAGGGCGTCGAAGCTCCCGTACCGGCCGCTGCACCGGCGAAGGGCGCGGGAAAGTAA
- the map gene encoding type I methionyl aminopeptidase — protein sequence MIEILNPDELSRAKQTGALVADILQSIKARSTVGTNLLDIDRWARTMIIEAGAKSCYVDYAPSFGRGPFGHYICTSVNDAVLHGLPHDYVLADGDLLTLDLAVSLRGIVADSAISFIIGNAPSPESAAMIAVTERALAAGIAAARPGARIGDISFAIGTVLTDAGYPVNTEFGGHGVGSTMHQDPHIANSGRPGRGYKLRPGLLLALEPWVMADTAQLVTDADGWTLRSATGCRTAHSEHTIAITGDGAEILTLPK from the coding sequence ATGATCGAGATCCTTAACCCTGATGAGTTGTCCCGGGCAAAGCAGACGGGCGCCCTGGTTGCAGACATCCTGCAGTCGATCAAGGCCCGCAGCACGGTGGGAACCAACCTGTTGGACATCGACCGGTGGGCCAGGACCATGATCATCGAGGCCGGCGCCAAGTCCTGTTACGTCGACTACGCGCCGTCCTTCGGACGCGGGCCGTTTGGCCACTACATCTGCACGTCCGTCAACGATGCCGTGCTGCACGGACTTCCGCACGACTACGTCCTGGCCGACGGCGACCTGCTGACACTCGACCTGGCGGTCTCACTCAGGGGAATCGTTGCGGACTCGGCCATCAGTTTCATCATCGGCAACGCCCCCTCCCCGGAGAGCGCCGCGATGATCGCCGTGACCGAACGGGCACTTGCCGCAGGAATAGCGGCGGCCCGTCCCGGCGCCCGTATCGGGGATATTTCCTTTGCCATTGGAACGGTCCTCACTGATGCGGGATATCCGGTCAACACCGAATTCGGCGGGCACGGCGTCGGTTCCACGATGCACCAGGACCCGCACATCGCGAACTCCGGGCGGCCGGGCCGAGGCTACAAGCTGCGCCCCGGACTGCTGCTGGCCCTGGAACCGTGGGTCATGGCGGACACCGCGCAATTGGTGACCGACGCCGACGGCTGGACCCTGCGCAGTGCAACAGGCTGCCGGACGGCGCACAGCGAGCACACGATCGCCATCACCGGCGACGGGGCCGAGATCCTCACCCTGCCGAAGTAG
- a CDS encoding amino acid ABC transporter permease: MEGFTALFEQYDVLGAFWVNIQLAFWAALWSLILGTVLALMRISPIPSLQWFGAAYVNIFRNTPLTIIMVFGSLALWSQLNVSLSSDFTTNFFRLAVLSLTVYHAAFFCEAIRSGVNTVPLGQAEAARAIGLGFLEAARLVIMPQAFRGAIAPMGNVLIALVKNTTVAATAGVALETSSMMKTMIEFNPNLMTQIFLTFAIGYVIIVIPIGLLTTWASKKLAVAR, encoded by the coding sequence ATGGAGGGTTTTACTGCCCTCTTCGAGCAGTACGACGTCCTCGGCGCTTTCTGGGTTAATATCCAGCTTGCCTTCTGGGCGGCACTCTGGTCGCTGATACTCGGTACCGTCCTGGCACTGATGCGGATCTCGCCGATCCCCAGCCTGCAGTGGTTCGGTGCCGCCTACGTCAACATTTTCCGCAACACCCCGCTGACCATCATCATGGTGTTCGGCTCGCTGGCGCTGTGGTCGCAGCTGAATGTCAGCCTGTCCAGCGACTTCACCACCAACTTCTTCCGCCTGGCCGTGCTGTCGCTGACTGTCTACCACGCGGCGTTCTTCTGCGAAGCCATCCGCAGCGGCGTCAACACGGTTCCGCTGGGACAGGCCGAGGCCGCCCGGGCCATCGGCCTGGGTTTCCTGGAAGCAGCCCGGCTGGTCATTATGCCGCAGGCCTTCCGCGGCGCCATCGCCCCGATGGGCAACGTGCTGATCGCCCTGGTGAAGAACACCACCGTGGCCGCCACGGCCGGCGTCGCCCTGGAGACCTCCAGCATGATGAAGACCATGATCGAGTTCAATCCGAACCTGATGACGCAGATCTTCCTGACCTTTGCCATCGGCTACGTCATCATCGTTATCCCCATCGGCCTGCTTACCACCTGGGCCTCGAAGAAACTGGCGGTCGCACGATGA
- a CDS encoding DivIVA domain-containing protein, giving the protein MTFLLVFLAIAVLGLAAVFGIGRLRPGSANSMPAAAGGLPEPDPRLPPVLLPEHPVAGDVSRVRFSVALRGYRMDQVDTVLDRFAEALEERDARIRTLEAADRSNLPDGEGN; this is encoded by the coding sequence GTGACATTCCTCTTGGTCTTCCTCGCCATCGCCGTGCTGGGCCTGGCAGCCGTATTCGGCATCGGCCGGCTGCGCCCGGGATCTGCCAACAGCATGCCGGCGGCCGCAGGGGGCCTGCCGGAGCCGGATCCCCGGCTGCCGCCCGTGTTGCTGCCTGAGCACCCTGTTGCCGGCGACGTTTCCCGGGTGCGGTTCTCCGTGGCCCTGCGCGGCTACCGCATGGACCAGGTGGATACGGTCCTGGACCGGTTCGCCGAAGCACTCGAAGAACGCGATGCCCGGATCCGCACGCTCGAAGCAGCGGACCGGAGCAACCTCCCTGACGGAGAAGGGAATTGA
- a CDS encoding glutamate ABC transporter substrate-binding protein has protein sequence MRKTRYAAAAIAAVAALTLSACGGDSGSESGSSEGATEGSGEQIRIGIKFDQPGLGFDEGGNYAGFDVDVAKYVANELGYPEDQIEFISSPSAQRENMLENDQLDMIFATYSITDARKEKVAFAGPYFVAGQDLLVPTDSDISGPEDLDGKNLCSVTGSTSAQKIKDNYAAGVNLLEQPSYAECVTAMQGGSIDAVTTDDIILAGLASTDANKGQFKVVGNTFSEEKYGVGLPKEGGIVKCEDINAAITKMVQDGAWEEAIKKNTEGADYTFNEDLNPPTPDACA, from the coding sequence ATGCGCAAGACCCGTTACGCCGCAGCGGCCATCGCCGCCGTGGCAGCACTGACCCTGTCCGCCTGCGGCGGCGATTCCGGTTCTGAATCCGGCAGCAGCGAAGGCGCCACCGAAGGCTCCGGCGAGCAGATCCGTATCGGCATCAAGTTCGACCAGCCGGGCCTGGGCTTCGACGAGGGCGGCAACTACGCCGGCTTCGACGTCGACGTCGCCAAGTACGTCGCCAACGAGCTGGGCTACCCCGAGGACCAGATCGAGTTCATTTCCAGCCCCTCCGCCCAGCGCGAGAACATGCTGGAAAATGACCAGCTGGACATGATCTTCGCAACCTACTCCATCACCGATGCCCGCAAGGAAAAGGTTGCTTTCGCAGGACCGTACTTCGTGGCCGGCCAGGACCTGCTGGTTCCCACCGACAGCGACATCAGCGGTCCCGAGGACCTGGACGGCAAGAACCTCTGCTCCGTCACCGGCTCCACCTCCGCCCAGAAGATCAAGGACAACTACGCCGCCGGCGTGAACCTGCTGGAGCAGCCGAGCTACGCCGAGTGCGTGACCGCCATGCAGGGCGGCTCCATTGACGCCGTCACCACTGACGACATCATCCTTGCCGGCCTGGCCTCCACAGACGCCAACAAGGGCCAGTTCAAGGTTGTCGGCAACACCTTCTCGGAGGAGAAGTACGGTGTCGGCCTGCCGAAGGAAGGCGGCATCGTCAAGTGCGAGGACATCAACGCGGCCATCACCAAGATGGTCCAGGACGGTGCGTGGGAGGAAGCCATCAAGAAGAACACCGAAGGCGCCGACTACACCTTCAATGAAGACCTGAACCCGCCGACGCCTGACGCCTGCGCCTAG
- a CDS encoding Sec-independent protein translocase TatB, which produces MVGINGYEFILLAIIAVVILGPERLPEYASQLARLVREVRRMASGAREQLREEVGPEIDEVDWRKLDPRQYDPRRIIKEALLDDFDDAAKAVSGRPSAAPAPPVSAAQPAAASASASPAAAAAPAAASRPPAVKPLERLAADQPAPFDIEAT; this is translated from the coding sequence GTGGTAGGAATCAACGGTTACGAGTTCATCCTTCTGGCAATAATCGCCGTGGTGATACTGGGTCCTGAACGCCTGCCCGAATACGCCTCGCAGTTGGCCCGGCTGGTGCGGGAAGTGCGGCGGATGGCATCCGGTGCCCGTGAACAACTGCGCGAAGAAGTGGGTCCCGAGATTGACGAAGTGGACTGGCGGAAGCTGGATCCACGGCAGTACGACCCGCGGCGCATCATCAAGGAGGCGTTGCTGGATGATTTCGACGACGCCGCCAAAGCGGTGAGCGGACGGCCGTCCGCAGCGCCCGCCCCTCCGGTTTCCGCCGCCCAGCCTGCGGCCGCTTCCGCCTCAGCTTCCCCGGCAGCTGCTGCCGCGCCCGCAGCAGCGAGCCGGCCGCCTGCGGTGAAACCGCTGGAACGCCTTGCCGCGGACCAGCCCGCGCCGTTCGACATCGAAGCAACGTAA
- the sigE gene encoding RNA polymerase sigma factor SigE, with amino-acid sequence MATTPDTAAADMAAEWVRPTWEEVVQAHSAKVYRLAYRLTGNKHDAEDLTQEVFVRVFRSLANFQPGTLDGWLHRITTNLFLDQARRRSRIRFDGMTEETSSRLPSNGPGPERSFEFNNLDVDIARALEELPPDFRAAVVLCDLEGLSYDEVARVLDVKLGTVRSRIHRGRAMLKEKLAHRNPQVPPVTRPLLNLPRVAGAS; translated from the coding sequence ATGGCAACGACGCCGGACACAGCAGCCGCGGACATGGCTGCGGAGTGGGTACGTCCCACTTGGGAGGAAGTGGTCCAGGCGCACTCGGCGAAGGTATACCGGCTGGCCTATCGGCTGACCGGAAACAAGCATGATGCCGAGGACCTGACCCAGGAAGTCTTCGTCCGGGTTTTCCGCTCGCTGGCCAACTTCCAGCCCGGCACCCTCGATGGCTGGCTGCACCGCATTACCACCAACCTCTTCCTTGACCAGGCCCGGCGGCGCAGCCGGATCCGTTTTGACGGCATGACGGAGGAAACCTCCAGCAGGCTGCCCAGCAACGGCCCTGGCCCGGAGCGAAGCTTCGAATTCAATAACCTTGACGTGGACATTGCCCGCGCCCTGGAGGAGCTGCCGCCCGACTTCCGCGCCGCGGTTGTCCTGTGTGATCTGGAGGGGCTTTCCTACGACGAAGTTGCCCGCGTATTGGACGTCAAACTGGGCACCGTCCGGTCCCGGATCCACCGCGGCCGGGCGATGCTGAAGGAAAAGCTTGCACACCGGAACCCGCAGGTACCGCCGGTTACCCGGCCACTGCTCAACCTGCCCCGAGTCGCGGGAGCCAGCTGA
- a CDS encoding anti-sigma factor: MRHPKRHLRNYIDGETTPQREQAIDAHLSRCASCRAAVAEERRLRSRLRSFRVPEAGPELSARIAGRVTALQSGCPESEAGQSGAPAKALDRRSHAVAAAGAVAAAGAVLLGGAYFAGSILEVPGQTGARAAMAAGWEEAAQSGNLEAEQLQLLRAHGWTCPELADLGLKLESARSLRVQGRPAVEMTFAADGEQLRLVEQHPLPGEDRQPVINAMTGRTVSEDGFSVAGSQTGPAVFGSAEHPGQKVVAAGSVTYTFESSQPEKSLPRAVEELSLLESARLARTGDDSEPMERIVRGLAMFTRTGWSL, translated from the coding sequence GTGCGACACCCCAAACGGCATTTACGGAACTACATCGACGGCGAAACAACCCCGCAGCGCGAGCAGGCCATTGACGCACACCTGTCCCGCTGTGCCTCGTGCCGTGCCGCCGTCGCTGAGGAGCGCCGGCTGCGCAGCCGCCTGCGTTCGTTCCGGGTACCCGAGGCCGGTCCGGAACTTTCCGCCCGGATCGCAGGACGGGTGACGGCATTGCAGTCCGGCTGTCCGGAATCCGAAGCGGGTCAGTCCGGGGCGCCGGCCAAGGCGCTTGACCGGCGCAGCCACGCCGTGGCCGCAGCCGGGGCGGTAGCAGCTGCCGGGGCGGTGCTGCTTGGCGGCGCCTATTTTGCGGGCAGCATCCTCGAGGTTCCGGGGCAGACCGGTGCGCGGGCCGCCATGGCCGCCGGCTGGGAGGAAGCGGCCCAAAGCGGCAACCTCGAAGCCGAGCAGCTGCAGCTGCTCCGTGCACATGGCTGGACCTGCCCGGAACTGGCGGATCTGGGATTGAAACTCGAGTCCGCCCGCTCCCTCCGGGTCCAGGGGCGTCCCGCCGTTGAAATGACCTTCGCAGCTGACGGAGAGCAACTCAGGCTCGTGGAACAGCATCCGCTGCCGGGGGAGGATCGCCAACCCGTAATCAACGCCATGACCGGCCGAACCGTGTCCGAAGACGGGTTCTCGGTTGCGGGTTCGCAGACCGGCCCGGCAGTCTTCGGTTCGGCGGAGCATCCCGGCCAGAAGGTCGTGGCCGCCGGCAGCGTCACCTACACCTTCGAGTCCAGCCAGCCGGAGAAATCGCTGCCCCGGGCGGTGGAGGAGCTGTCCCTGCTCGAATCCGCCCGCCTCGCCCGCACCGGCGACGATTCCGAGCCGATGGAGCGCATTGTGCGGGGCCTTGCCATGTTCACGCGTACGGGCTGGAGCCTCTAG
- a CDS encoding TIGR00730 family Rossman fold protein, translated as MPISDASRPMSERPRKRGPVELRRGAALTPQSDRFLLDSADATHFTHTDPWRVLRIQSEFVEGFGTLSELGPAVSVFGSARSVPGSRYYKLGEEVGRLLAEAGLAVITGGGPGSMEAANKGAVGADGLSVGLGIELPFETGLNEWVDLGVNFRYFFVRKTMFVKYAQGFIVLPGGFGTLDELFEAMTLVQTQKVTSFPIVLIGTEFWNPLLGWIRETLLAEGMVSEADLKLLHVVDDPAEAVRLMIADSAGHVSP; from the coding sequence ATGCCTATCAGCGATGCCTCACGTCCCATGTCCGAGCGTCCGCGCAAGCGGGGCCCGGTGGAGCTGCGCCGGGGCGCTGCCCTGACCCCGCAGTCGGACCGTTTCCTGCTGGATTCGGCGGACGCCACCCATTTCACGCATACCGACCCCTGGCGGGTGCTGCGGATCCAGAGCGAATTTGTGGAGGGCTTCGGCACGCTGTCCGAGCTGGGGCCTGCCGTGAGCGTGTTCGGTTCTGCCCGCAGCGTTCCGGGATCGCGCTATTACAAGCTTGGTGAAGAGGTTGGCAGGCTGCTGGCTGAAGCGGGCCTCGCGGTGATCACCGGGGGAGGGCCCGGCTCCATGGAAGCCGCCAACAAGGGGGCCGTGGGGGCGGATGGCCTGTCCGTAGGCCTCGGGATAGAACTTCCCTTCGAGACCGGCCTGAACGAGTGGGTGGATCTGGGGGTCAACTTCCGGTACTTCTTCGTGCGCAAGACGATGTTCGTCAAGTACGCGCAGGGCTTCATTGTCCTGCCGGGCGGGTTCGGCACCCTGGATGAGCTTTTCGAGGCCATGACCCTGGTCCAGACGCAGAAGGTGACTTCCTTCCCGATCGTGCTGATCGGCACGGAGTTCTGGAATCCGCTGCTCGGCTGGATCCGGGAAACGCTGCTGGCGGAAGGCATGGTCTCAGAGGCGGACCTCAAGCTGCTGCACGTAGTGGATGACCCGGCGGAAGCGGTACGGCTGATGATCGCGGACAGCGCAGGACACGTTTCCCCCTAG
- a CDS encoding amino acid ABC transporter ATP-binding protein, with the protein MTSDTSPGRSVPESAAPLVSLKNVNKHFGDLHVLQNINLDIARGEVVVVIGPSGSGKSTLCRAINRLETIDDGEITVDGAVLPSEGRALAKLRADVGMVFQSFNLFAHKSIVDNVSLGPVKVRKAKPAEAKKLAMELLERVGVANQANKLPAQLSGGQQQRVAIARALAMKPKVMLFDEPTSALDPEMINEVLDTMVGLAKDGMTMVVVTHEMGFARKAADRVIFMADGQIVEEATPQEFFTNPKSDRAKDFLGKILSH; encoded by the coding sequence ATGACCAGTGACACATCCCCAGGTAGATCCGTGCCTGAATCCGCTGCACCGCTCGTTTCGCTGAAGAACGTGAACAAGCATTTCGGGGACCTCCACGTCCTGCAGAACATCAATCTCGACATTGCCCGCGGCGAGGTCGTGGTGGTGATCGGCCCCTCCGGGTCCGGCAAGTCAACGCTGTGCCGTGCCATCAACCGCCTCGAAACCATTGACGACGGCGAAATCACCGTTGACGGAGCCGTCCTGCCGTCCGAAGGCAGGGCTCTTGCCAAGCTGCGCGCCGACGTCGGCATGGTCTTCCAGTCGTTCAACCTTTTCGCGCATAAGTCCATCGTGGACAACGTTTCCCTCGGACCGGTCAAGGTCCGCAAGGCCAAGCCCGCCGAGGCCAAGAAACTGGCCATGGAACTGCTGGAGCGTGTGGGCGTCGCGAACCAGGCCAACAAGCTTCCGGCGCAGCTCTCCGGCGGCCAGCAGCAGCGCGTAGCCATTGCCCGCGCACTGGCCATGAAGCCGAAGGTCATGCTCTTCGATGAGCCCACGTCCGCCCTCGATCCGGAAATGATCAATGAGGTGCTGGACACCATGGTGGGCCTGGCGAAGGACGGCATGACCATGGTGGTCGTCACGCACGAAATGGGCTTTGCCCGCAAGGCTGCGGACCGGGTGATCTTTATGGCCGACGGACAGATTGTCGAAGAAGCCACTCCCCAGGAGTTCTTCACGAACCCCAAGAGCGACCGCGCCAAAGACTTCCTGGGCAAGATCCTCTCCCACTAG
- a CDS encoding DUF3117 domain-containing protein: MAAMKPRTGDGPMEVTKEGRSLILRVPIDGGGRLVVELNVEEAGKLKDCLLGVTG; the protein is encoded by the coding sequence ATGGCTGCGATGAAACCAAGGACGGGCGACGGGCCCATGGAGGTTACAAAGGAGGGGCGCAGCCTCATTTTGCGGGTGCCGATAGACGGCGGCGGGCGCCTGGTGGTTGAGCTGAATGTAGAAGAAGCAGGCAAGCTGAAAGACTGTCTTCTGGGCGTTACGGGCTAG